The following are encoded together in the Nicotiana tabacum cultivar K326 unplaced genomic scaffold, ASM71507v2 Un00001, whole genome shotgun sequence genome:
- the LOC107768377 gene encoding uncharacterized protein LOC107768377: protein MYKQSPGRNHRSKGIKLKHVLQICLLLAVCFWLIYQVKHSHDKKKEFDENDAKFPIKTESSNELVKLGRKDLQPRIEGLDTVNEKHREEPEDEIVEDEEGNKSEEEDLEEENKIKEKNVERQEDGEDEVGDHDQEKSDVEVDQEEDIVDEDKERGEDDEKETEERDPEVNDSQVEEENMLEDHDHEEDSTNSHEAREEHYKADDASSAVTHDTVVTTTENDSYKLEREAEHAAEAKSDIGVNNSIQTNAGLNTTATLKVEDGKADGEGSPPNTTNSEEKHDGQISSTTADTSVSNSTITERLTDNSGSRTHSTEGSTQMHELSLQNGTPAVTQEYNATVENTTSGGSNLFISSSQQNSNTTDMVDNQLVSNLSFSSENDGVDSTLVDSLNVSGDTESSLAEKVIQGNATVEAVDNNVTEVEKTDTGDENGTTDEGVDASITENSGEVQDDPIDTSDSSTHLEEKHIRTDLETLPEIQTEGNMEDAASE from the coding sequence ATGTACAAGCAGTCACCCGGTAGGAACCATAGATCCAAAGGAATCAAGCTTAAGCATGTTTTACAGATCTGTCTGTTGCTTGCTGTTTGCTTTTGGTTGATTTACCAGGTCAAGCACTCCCATGataaaaagaaagaatttgaTGAAAATGATGCTAAGTTTCCGATAAAGACTGAAAGTAGCAATGAACTTGTGAAACTTGGAAGGAAAGATCTCCAACCCCGGATTGAGGGATTGGATACTGTTAATGAGAAGCATAGAGAGGAACCAGAAGATGAAATAGTGGAAGATGAAGAAGGAAATAAGTCTGAGGAAGAAGATCTAGAAGAGGAGAACAAGATTAAAGAGAAGAATGTTGAGCGCCAAGAAGATGGAGAAGACGAGGTTGGTGACCACGATCAAGAGAAATCTGATGTAGAGGTTGATCAAGAAGAGGATATTGTTGATGAAGATAAGGAAAGAGGAGAAGATGATGAGAAGGAAACTGAAGAGAGAGATCCTGAAGTGAATGATAGTCAGGTGGAGGAAGAGAATATGTTGGAGGACCATGATCATGAAGAGGATTCGACGAATTCACATGAGGCGCGTGAAGAACATTACAAAGCAGATGATGCTTCAAGTGCAGTGACTCATGATACAGTTGTAACTACCACTGAAAATGACAGTTATAAGTTAGAGCGAGAGGCAGAACATGCTGCTGAAGCCAAGAGTGATATTGGTGTTAACAACAGTATACAGACCAATGCTGGCCTAAATACAACAGCGACTTTGAAGGTGGAAGATGGTAAAGCAGACGGAGAAGGCAGTCCTCCAAACACAACAAACAGTGAAGAGAAGCATGATGGTCAAATCTCATCCACTACTGCAGATACTTCAGTTTCAAATTCCACAATAACAGAAAGATTAACGGATAACTCTGGATCGAGAACCCACTCGACAGAAGGGAGCACACAGATGCATGAATTATCTCTACAAAATGGAACCCCGGCAGTTACTCAAGAATATAATGCTACCGTAGAGAACACAACTTCTGGAGGTTCCAACCTATTTATTAGTTCTTCACAGCAAAACAGCAACACTACAGATATGGTGGATAATCAACTTGTTTCTAATTTATCATTTTCTTCTGAAAATGATGGGGTAGACTCAACTCTGGTAGATTCTTTGAATGTGTCCGGTGATACGGAGTCTTCTCTGGCTGAAAAAGTCATCCAGGGTAATGCAACTGTTGAAGCAGTAGATAACAATGTGACTGAGGTTGAGAAGACAGATACTGGTGATGAAAATGGAACTACTGATGAAGGCGTGGATGCCTCAATTACTGAGAATTCGGGAGAAGTTCAAGATGATCCGATTGATACTTCTGATTCGTCCACGCACTTGGAAGAGAAACATATCCGCACAGATTTGGAAACTCTTCCTGAAATACAAACTGAAGGGAACATGGAAGATGCTGCATCAGAGTGA